From the genome of Seriola aureovittata isolate HTS-2021-v1 ecotype China chromosome 6, ASM2101889v1, whole genome shotgun sequence, one region includes:
- the LOC130171256 gene encoding protein SPO16 homolog, which yields MATNKETTPAWKTTVIVSTSLQKHDINRMLSTQQHRLRFSDSVESGAFIFPLSGTAFLLVDPQDLPERFEESGLMERIKKFVQVHRNSFLLLYAPFIGKRELEILSGIQCRFLGSNLKILPVRNNSEIVKGMLTIAKATSKPHAVTIHDRMSLAQAHIVESSPVWEMLRDIL from the exons ATGGCAACAAACAAGGAAACGACTCCTGCTTGGAAAACAACGGTTATAGTCAGCACATCTCTCCAG AAACATGACATTAACAGGATGCTCAGCACGCAACAGCACCGACTCAGATTCTCAGACAGTGTTGAGTCCGGAGCCTTTATCTTTCCTCTGTCAG GAACTGCATTTCTGTTGGTTGACCCTCAAGACCTCCCAGAGCGTTTTGAGGAATCAGGACTCATGGAGAGGATAAAGAAGTTTGTGCAAGTACACCGCAACAGCTTCCTACTTCTATATGCGCCATTTATTGGAAAAAGGGAATTGGAAATTTTGTCAGGGATTCAGTGCAG gttCTTGGGCAGCAATCTCAAGATTCTGCCTGTACGAAACAATTCTGAGATAGTCAAAGGAATGTTGACGATTGCCAAG GCCACCAGTAAACCCCATGCAGTCACTATTCACGACCGGATGTCTCTGGCTCAGGCTCACATCGTTGAAAGCAGTCCTGTGTGGGAGATGCTAAGAGACATACTATGA
- the btbd8 gene encoding BTB/POZ domain-containing protein 8 isoform X1 has protein sequence MITTEAARDFQAKERRYKEQLRRCLSSALSADLNRLLQEELEADVSLCVASGSLRAHRAVLLARAPHVFQRQMHKDPAIINLPGYELSGLKDFLRRVYTADHSMRSVEIIPDVEGFLPEPTLSVPAPADLHSSTDSDAVVLEPASGLGADLLDLYQRGEQCDITIQVAEQVFSCHRAILCARSQYFRAMLSGSWMESSRQCITLQGLGPDEMEILLQYMYGGIVDLPAGASASQVVLAADMLGLEGLKDVVEMVLTRDYCRFFPKPLDGVQKTVLECLSLTHALGLQNLHMLCKRWVAEHFVKTWCERNFSLLSPELHRVCLTAVTQTMLIDVSIQTVQNAVTMLCGTEQLLGSLPEVKWAQQVRSLATELQEESLRVIVQHLPRVTLTQAFHDLRRREEFTREPTLLKKLCSAIREGVTVDNCCELFAAVNYLCGDDMEEDSILEQRREKQEEHQPFRHEICMLRGRLWTFLLQTFYAVRHTQGWETLSSKHRERILADAIDKGDNRRLGKRPVFTSSQQRAVKCPSSAPESPPVQRTQRASEYTTSSSRSATSAMKSDGLGTANKPGDGHTSKAKNVKKPGDRSVAAKGKTASAATPVVNGTGTAGARRDVASANGPRSSHGAKEQEKKPNPGARPKTSPPSCTSTRQTAATKAQKSSTGKPDSTAGTTQTQPIASSTSGSTSPENGASSPRKDTHSIPGAKPKHQAKAVTKSPLTKPQKSDAAKTNSPTNKSSVRESGKVKTGVAEKATTAVTAAKTDTKGRGTPDHHVSKHGSAMKKPASPRKEDGKEGLKSSTTHKAGSETPKKITKPVSGTGASTKSSAKPAKAASSALSKQSSVVATKSGPKSKSTAELSAEKASPKSGGMSKTSAATKKSGTKGKEAANSKNSDCKTELGETENTAHAAVHKDSIELAPSDQPAAHITQSTSQGGGDTLSLQLDSSPKQSLQTTETQSGNINGGGEEPSVTPAANNVPNVKSANANTCKQTEGSKVKQSPSGVIPAHISTGQVHEVSSPNSQRDAELPIDTPCSMGSTNTPLEDSWSGIHHQVSPESETGSTHTTSSDDIKPRSEDYDAGGSQDDDCSNDRGVSKCGTMRCHDFLGRSSSDTSTPEELKMYEGGAGLRVEVRLRGKEAETTSEEEGVRRHRSWLQRDEVHVEEDHSEVEATVTVKSVPDHQLFSSEEEEEDDNEEETEDERSEVEVIPGQAPVPPTEPSPHFQGIVNLAFDDEGVDQENDQPDYQQTSNFRRSVLLSVDECEELGSEEGGVQTPPQHPDDTVTPCDVFESDSAALQSNCAPSSDQQNHLPCHLENAGMKHKKQDEEHEEKSSVFLTEIQEPVQEESNDIQVDGMKSSVPTVDTDTRDLPPQERPCHLDLRHTEQYNGGPRKNHTNASESKKADLHLDLNEPQLTGDSPVHAAQSPAGDNGCDRLDQTCKHDRRPSKALSPIYEMDVGEAFEHCLDKDRNVKLQAEEEKKRGDDDKSRYFAERDWSLLRQLLSDHESSLGVINPVPEELNLAQYLIKQTLSLSRDCLDSQAFLSPEKETFKRWAELISPMEDSSTSITVTSFSPEDAASPQGEWTIVELETHH, from the exons ATGATTACCACAGAGGCTGCAAGAGACTTCCAGGCCAAAGAGCGCAGATAcaaagagcagctgaggagATGTTTATCATCTGCCTTGTCTGCAGACCTTAACAG GttgctgcaggaggagctggaagctgatgtgtctctgtgtgttgccTCAGGCTCACTGCGAGCACACAGAGCCGTACTGTTGGCCAGAGCTCCTCATGTCTTTCAGAGACAGATGCACAAAGATCCCGCCATCATCAATCTGCCTGGCTATGAGCTGTCCGGGCTGAAAGATTTCCTCAG GCGAGTGTACACAGCAGACCACAGCATGCGATCCGTGGAAATAATCCCAGACGTGGAGGGCTTCCTGCCAGAACCAACTCTGTCTGTCCCCGCCCCGGCGGATCTTCATAGTTCCACCGACTCAG ATGCTGTtgttttggagccagcctccGGCCTTGGAGCTGACTTGCTGGATCTGTACCAGAGGGGAGAGCAGTGTGACATCACCATCCAAGTAGCGGAGCAGGTCTTCTCCTGCCACAG GGCAATCCTGTGTGCACGGTCTCAGTACTTCCGAGCCATGCTGAGTGGGAGTTGGATGGAGAGCTCCAGACAGTGCATCACTCTGCAAGG GTTAGGGCCAGATGAGATGGAGATCTTGCTCCAGTACATGTATGGGGGCATTGTGGATCTGCCCGCCGGAGCCAGTGCCag TCAGGTGGTGCTGGCAGCAGACATGTTGGGTTTGGAGGGGCTGAAAGATGTAGTGGAGATGGTTCTGACCCGCGACTACTGCCGCTTCTTCCCCAAG CCACTTGATGGAGTTCAGAAAACAGTTCTCGAGTGCCTGTCCCTCACGCACGCCTTAGGCCTTCAAAACCTCCACATGCTGTGTAAGAG gtgggTTGCTGAACATTTTGTGAAGACTTGGTGTGAGAGAAACTTTTCTCTCTTGTCCCCTGAGCTCCACAGAGTCTGTCTAACTGCTGTAACACAAACCATG CTGATAGATGTTTCCATTCAGACTGTGCAGAATGCAGTAACCATGCTCTGTGGCACTGAGCAGTTGCTTGGCAGTCTCCCAGAAGTCAAGTGGGCTCAACAGGTGAGGAGTCTCGCAACAGAGTTACAGGAGGAGAGCCTACGTGTCATTGTCCAGCACCTTCCCAGAGTCACCCTAACTCAGGCCTTCCACGACCTTCGCAGG AGGGAAGAGTTTACCCGGGAGCCCACATTGTTGAAGAAGCTGTGTTCAGCCATCAGGGAAGGGGTGACTGTGGACAACTGCTGTGAGCTTTTTGCTGCTGTGAACTATCTGTGTGGAGATGACATGGAGGAGGACTCTATcctggagcagaggagagaaaaacaagaggag CACCAGCCGTTCAGACACGAGATTTGTATGCTACGTGGTCGGCTGTGGACCTTCCTGCTTCAGACCTTTTACGCGGTCCGCCACACGCAGGGATGGGAGACTCTGTCgtccaaacacagagagaggataCTGGCAG ATGCTATTGATAAAGGGGACAATAGAAGACTTGGCAAAAGGCCGGTATTCACAAGCTCACAG caaagggccgtaAAATGCCCTTCATCTGCACCTGAGAGTCCTCCTGTGCAAAGGACCCAGAGGGCGTCTGAATACACGACTTCTTCCTCCCGTAGTGCTACATCAGCCATGAAGTCTGATGGACTGGGGACAGCTAACAAACCCGGAGATGGTCACACATCAAAGGCAAAGAATGTAAAGAAGCCAGGAGATCGGAGTGTAGCAGCAAAAGGAAAGACGGCATCAGCTGCTACGCCAGTTGTCAATGGCACCGGAACTGCAGGGGCCAGACGCGATGTAGCCAGCGCCAATGGCCCCAGAAGCTCTCATGGGGCTAAAGAGCAAGAAAAGAAGCCGAACCCAGGTGCAAGGCCTAAAACCTCCCCCCCGAGCTGCACATCCACAAGACAAACAGCGGCAACGAAGGCTCAGAAGAGCTCGACGGGAAAGCCTGACAGCACTGCTGGCACCACCCAAACTCAGCCCATCGCTTCATCCACATCAGGCAGCACCTCGCCAGAGAATGGTGCCAGTAGCCCTCGCAAGGACACCCACTCCATTCCAG GTGCAAAGCCCAAACACCAGGCGAAGGCAGTGACCAAATCCCCACTGACAAAACCTCAGAAATCAGATGCGGCAAAGACCAACAG TCCTACCAATAAGTCaagtgtgagagaaagtggTAAGGTCAAGACCGGTGTAGCTGAGAAAGCGACTactgcagtgacagcagcaaaaacagacaCCAAGGGAAGAGGCACACCAGACCATCATG TGTCCAAGCATGGATCCGCCATGAAAAAGCCAGCGTCACCAAGGAAAGAAGACGGAAAAGAAGGGTTAAAATCCTCAACGACACACAAAGCAGGCAGTGAAACTCCTAAAAAGATCACAAAACCTGTTTCAGGTACTGGAGCCTCAACTAAATCCAGTGCTAAACCAGCAAAAGCTGCCTCTTCGGCCCTCTCTAAACAATCTTCAGTTGTAGCTACCAAGTCTGGACCAAAGTCAAAAAGTACTGCTGAATTATCTGCGGAGAAGGCTTCACCAAAGTCTGGAGGAATGTCAAAAACCTCTGCTGCCACCAAGAAATCAGGAACTAAAGGAAAAGAGGCAGCCAATAGTAAAAATTCAGACTGTAAAACTGAGCTCggtgaaactgaaaacactgcTCATGCTGCAGTGCATAAAGATAGTATAGAGCTAGCACCCTCTGACCAGCCTGCAGCACACATTACACAGTCAACAAGCCAGGGCGGGGGGGATACACTCAGCCTTCAACTAGACTCGAGCCCTAAGCAGAGTCTCCAGACGACTGAAACACAGTCCGGAAACATTaatggtggaggagaggagcccAGTGTTACACCAGCAGCTAACAACGTCCCTAATGTTAAATCTGCTAATGCAAACACTTGCAAACAGACTGAGGGGAGTAAAGTGAAACAGTCTCCAAGCGGTGTCATCCCTGCTCACATCAGCACAGGGCAAGTTCACGAGGTCAGCTCGCCAAATTCCCAGAGAGACGCTGAACTCCCCATAGACACCCCCTGCAGCATGGGAAGCACTAACACACCACTAGAGGACTCCTGGAGCGGCATCCACCATCAGGTCAGCCCAGAATCTGAAActggcagcacacacaccacttcCTCCGATGACATCAAGCCCCGCTCAGAGGACTACGACGCAGGAGGCTCACAAGATGATGACTGCTCCAACGACCGGGGTGTTTCCAAGTGTGGCACCATGCGTTGTCATGACTTTTTGGGTCGCAGTAGTAGTGACACAAGCACCCCAGAAGAGTTGAAGATGTATGAAGGTGGGGCTGGATTGAGAGTGGAGGTGCGGCTGCGTGGGAAAGAGGCAGAGACTACCAGCGAGGAGGAGGGAGTAAGACGTCATCGTTCCTGGTTGCAAAGAGATGAGGTTCATGTAGAGGAGGATCACTCAGAGGTCGAGgccactgtgactgtgaaaagtGTCCCCGACCACCAGCTGTTCTcctctgaggaggaagaggaggacgacaACGAAGAGGAGACGGAAGATGAGAGGTCGGAAGTTGAGGTGATACCAGGCCAGGCTCCAGTGCCACCGACTGAGCCTTCACCACACTTTCAGGGGATTGTCAACCTAGCGTTTGACGACGAAGGCGTGGACCAGGAAAATGACCAGCCTGACTACCAGCAGACATCTAATTTCCGTCGGTCAGTGTTACTCTCTGTTGACGAGTGTGAGGAGTTGGGCTCAGAAGAGGGCGGTGTCCAAACTCCACCTCAACATCCCGACGACACTGTGACTCCCTGTGATGTTTTCGAGTCCGACTCTGCAGCTCTTCAATCTAATTGTGCCCCTTCCAGTGACCAGCAGAACCACCTGCCGTGCCATCTTGAAAATGCAGGTATGaagcacaaaaaacaagacgaggaacatgaagaaaaatccTCCGTATTCCTTACAGAGATCCAGGAGCCTGTGCAAGAGGAGAGTAATGACATTCAGGTGGATGGAATGAAGTCCAGCGTCCCTACCGTGGACACTGACACCAGAGACCTCCCTCCCCAGGAGCGCCCATGCCACCTGGATCTGCGGCACACCGAACAATACAACGGAGGGCCGCGCAAAAATCACACCAATGCCTCAGAAAGCAAGAAAGCTGATTTACATCTAGACTTAAATGAGCCTCAGTTGACAGGGGACTCTCCTGTACATGCTGCACAGTCTCCAGCAG GGGACAATGGTTGTGACAGATTGGATCAAACCTGCAAACATGACCGCCGACCATCCAAAGCCCTCTCTCCCATTTACGAGATGGATGTGGGAGAAGCCTTTGAGCACTGCTTGGACAAGGACAGGAATGTTAAACTgcaagcagaggaagaaaagaaaagaggagacgATGACAAAAGCCGTTACTTTGCAGAGCGGGACTGGAGCCTGCTCAGACAGCTCCTCTCAGACCACGAGTCCAGTCTGGGTGTCATAAATCCTGTGCCTGAAGAGCTCAACCTGGCCCAGTACCTTATCAAGCAGACACTGTCCCTATCGCGTGACTGCCTGGACTCCCAGGCTTTCCTGTCCCCTGAGAAGGAGACCTTCAAACGCTGGGCGGAGCTCATCTCACCCATGGAGGACTCCTCCACAAGCATCACTGTGACCAGCTTCTCCCCGGAAGACGCTGCATCTCCACAGGGGGAGTGGACCATTGTGGAACTGGAAACACATCACTGA
- the btbd8 gene encoding BTB/POZ domain-containing protein 8 isoform X2 produces the protein MITTEAARDFQAKERRYKEQLRRCLSSALSADLNRLLQEELEADVSLCVASGSLRAHRAVLLARAPHVFQRQMHKDPAIINLPGYELSGLKDFLRRVYTADHSMRSVEIIPDVEGFLPEPTLSVPAPADLHSSTDSDAVVLEPASGLGADLLDLYQRGEQCDITIQVAEQVFSCHRAILCARSQYFRAMLSGSWMESSRQCITLQGLGPDEMEILLQYMYGGIVDLPAGASASQVVLAADMLGLEGLKDVVEMVLTRDYCRFFPKPLDGVQKTVLECLSLTHALGLQNLHMLCKRWVAEHFVKTWCERNFSLLSPELHRVCLTAVTQTMTVQNAVTMLCGTEQLLGSLPEVKWAQQVRSLATELQEESLRVIVQHLPRVTLTQAFHDLRRREEFTREPTLLKKLCSAIREGVTVDNCCELFAAVNYLCGDDMEEDSILEQRREKQEEHQPFRHEICMLRGRLWTFLLQTFYAVRHTQGWETLSSKHRERILADAIDKGDNRRLGKRPVFTSSQQRAVKCPSSAPESPPVQRTQRASEYTTSSSRSATSAMKSDGLGTANKPGDGHTSKAKNVKKPGDRSVAAKGKTASAATPVVNGTGTAGARRDVASANGPRSSHGAKEQEKKPNPGARPKTSPPSCTSTRQTAATKAQKSSTGKPDSTAGTTQTQPIASSTSGSTSPENGASSPRKDTHSIPGAKPKHQAKAVTKSPLTKPQKSDAAKTNSPTNKSSVRESGKVKTGVAEKATTAVTAAKTDTKGRGTPDHHVSKHGSAMKKPASPRKEDGKEGLKSSTTHKAGSETPKKITKPVSGTGASTKSSAKPAKAASSALSKQSSVVATKSGPKSKSTAELSAEKASPKSGGMSKTSAATKKSGTKGKEAANSKNSDCKTELGETENTAHAAVHKDSIELAPSDQPAAHITQSTSQGGGDTLSLQLDSSPKQSLQTTETQSGNINGGGEEPSVTPAANNVPNVKSANANTCKQTEGSKVKQSPSGVIPAHISTGQVHEVSSPNSQRDAELPIDTPCSMGSTNTPLEDSWSGIHHQVSPESETGSTHTTSSDDIKPRSEDYDAGGSQDDDCSNDRGVSKCGTMRCHDFLGRSSSDTSTPEELKMYEGGAGLRVEVRLRGKEAETTSEEEGVRRHRSWLQRDEVHVEEDHSEVEATVTVKSVPDHQLFSSEEEEEDDNEEETEDERSEVEVIPGQAPVPPTEPSPHFQGIVNLAFDDEGVDQENDQPDYQQTSNFRRSVLLSVDECEELGSEEGGVQTPPQHPDDTVTPCDVFESDSAALQSNCAPSSDQQNHLPCHLENAGMKHKKQDEEHEEKSSVFLTEIQEPVQEESNDIQVDGMKSSVPTVDTDTRDLPPQERPCHLDLRHTEQYNGGPRKNHTNASESKKADLHLDLNEPQLTGDSPVHAAQSPAGDNGCDRLDQTCKHDRRPSKALSPIYEMDVGEAFEHCLDKDRNVKLQAEEEKKRGDDDKSRYFAERDWSLLRQLLSDHESSLGVINPVPEELNLAQYLIKQTLSLSRDCLDSQAFLSPEKETFKRWAELISPMEDSSTSITVTSFSPEDAASPQGEWTIVELETHH, from the exons ATGATTACCACAGAGGCTGCAAGAGACTTCCAGGCCAAAGAGCGCAGATAcaaagagcagctgaggagATGTTTATCATCTGCCTTGTCTGCAGACCTTAACAG GttgctgcaggaggagctggaagctgatgtgtctctgtgtgttgccTCAGGCTCACTGCGAGCACACAGAGCCGTACTGTTGGCCAGAGCTCCTCATGTCTTTCAGAGACAGATGCACAAAGATCCCGCCATCATCAATCTGCCTGGCTATGAGCTGTCCGGGCTGAAAGATTTCCTCAG GCGAGTGTACACAGCAGACCACAGCATGCGATCCGTGGAAATAATCCCAGACGTGGAGGGCTTCCTGCCAGAACCAACTCTGTCTGTCCCCGCCCCGGCGGATCTTCATAGTTCCACCGACTCAG ATGCTGTtgttttggagccagcctccGGCCTTGGAGCTGACTTGCTGGATCTGTACCAGAGGGGAGAGCAGTGTGACATCACCATCCAAGTAGCGGAGCAGGTCTTCTCCTGCCACAG GGCAATCCTGTGTGCACGGTCTCAGTACTTCCGAGCCATGCTGAGTGGGAGTTGGATGGAGAGCTCCAGACAGTGCATCACTCTGCAAGG GTTAGGGCCAGATGAGATGGAGATCTTGCTCCAGTACATGTATGGGGGCATTGTGGATCTGCCCGCCGGAGCCAGTGCCag TCAGGTGGTGCTGGCAGCAGACATGTTGGGTTTGGAGGGGCTGAAAGATGTAGTGGAGATGGTTCTGACCCGCGACTACTGCCGCTTCTTCCCCAAG CCACTTGATGGAGTTCAGAAAACAGTTCTCGAGTGCCTGTCCCTCACGCACGCCTTAGGCCTTCAAAACCTCCACATGCTGTGTAAGAG gtgggTTGCTGAACATTTTGTGAAGACTTGGTGTGAGAGAAACTTTTCTCTCTTGTCCCCTGAGCTCCACAGAGTCTGTCTAACTGCTGTAACACAAACCATG ACTGTGCAGAATGCAGTAACCATGCTCTGTGGCACTGAGCAGTTGCTTGGCAGTCTCCCAGAAGTCAAGTGGGCTCAACAGGTGAGGAGTCTCGCAACAGAGTTACAGGAGGAGAGCCTACGTGTCATTGTCCAGCACCTTCCCAGAGTCACCCTAACTCAGGCCTTCCACGACCTTCGCAGG AGGGAAGAGTTTACCCGGGAGCCCACATTGTTGAAGAAGCTGTGTTCAGCCATCAGGGAAGGGGTGACTGTGGACAACTGCTGTGAGCTTTTTGCTGCTGTGAACTATCTGTGTGGAGATGACATGGAGGAGGACTCTATcctggagcagaggagagaaaaacaagaggag CACCAGCCGTTCAGACACGAGATTTGTATGCTACGTGGTCGGCTGTGGACCTTCCTGCTTCAGACCTTTTACGCGGTCCGCCACACGCAGGGATGGGAGACTCTGTCgtccaaacacagagagaggataCTGGCAG ATGCTATTGATAAAGGGGACAATAGAAGACTTGGCAAAAGGCCGGTATTCACAAGCTCACAG caaagggccgtaAAATGCCCTTCATCTGCACCTGAGAGTCCTCCTGTGCAAAGGACCCAGAGGGCGTCTGAATACACGACTTCTTCCTCCCGTAGTGCTACATCAGCCATGAAGTCTGATGGACTGGGGACAGCTAACAAACCCGGAGATGGTCACACATCAAAGGCAAAGAATGTAAAGAAGCCAGGAGATCGGAGTGTAGCAGCAAAAGGAAAGACGGCATCAGCTGCTACGCCAGTTGTCAATGGCACCGGAACTGCAGGGGCCAGACGCGATGTAGCCAGCGCCAATGGCCCCAGAAGCTCTCATGGGGCTAAAGAGCAAGAAAAGAAGCCGAACCCAGGTGCAAGGCCTAAAACCTCCCCCCCGAGCTGCACATCCACAAGACAAACAGCGGCAACGAAGGCTCAGAAGAGCTCGACGGGAAAGCCTGACAGCACTGCTGGCACCACCCAAACTCAGCCCATCGCTTCATCCACATCAGGCAGCACCTCGCCAGAGAATGGTGCCAGTAGCCCTCGCAAGGACACCCACTCCATTCCAG GTGCAAAGCCCAAACACCAGGCGAAGGCAGTGACCAAATCCCCACTGACAAAACCTCAGAAATCAGATGCGGCAAAGACCAACAG TCCTACCAATAAGTCaagtgtgagagaaagtggTAAGGTCAAGACCGGTGTAGCTGAGAAAGCGACTactgcagtgacagcagcaaaaacagacaCCAAGGGAAGAGGCACACCAGACCATCATG TGTCCAAGCATGGATCCGCCATGAAAAAGCCAGCGTCACCAAGGAAAGAAGACGGAAAAGAAGGGTTAAAATCCTCAACGACACACAAAGCAGGCAGTGAAACTCCTAAAAAGATCACAAAACCTGTTTCAGGTACTGGAGCCTCAACTAAATCCAGTGCTAAACCAGCAAAAGCTGCCTCTTCGGCCCTCTCTAAACAATCTTCAGTTGTAGCTACCAAGTCTGGACCAAAGTCAAAAAGTACTGCTGAATTATCTGCGGAGAAGGCTTCACCAAAGTCTGGAGGAATGTCAAAAACCTCTGCTGCCACCAAGAAATCAGGAACTAAAGGAAAAGAGGCAGCCAATAGTAAAAATTCAGACTGTAAAACTGAGCTCggtgaaactgaaaacactgcTCATGCTGCAGTGCATAAAGATAGTATAGAGCTAGCACCCTCTGACCAGCCTGCAGCACACATTACACAGTCAACAAGCCAGGGCGGGGGGGATACACTCAGCCTTCAACTAGACTCGAGCCCTAAGCAGAGTCTCCAGACGACTGAAACACAGTCCGGAAACATTaatggtggaggagaggagcccAGTGTTACACCAGCAGCTAACAACGTCCCTAATGTTAAATCTGCTAATGCAAACACTTGCAAACAGACTGAGGGGAGTAAAGTGAAACAGTCTCCAAGCGGTGTCATCCCTGCTCACATCAGCACAGGGCAAGTTCACGAGGTCAGCTCGCCAAATTCCCAGAGAGACGCTGAACTCCCCATAGACACCCCCTGCAGCATGGGAAGCACTAACACACCACTAGAGGACTCCTGGAGCGGCATCCACCATCAGGTCAGCCCAGAATCTGAAActggcagcacacacaccacttcCTCCGATGACATCAAGCCCCGCTCAGAGGACTACGACGCAGGAGGCTCACAAGATGATGACTGCTCCAACGACCGGGGTGTTTCCAAGTGTGGCACCATGCGTTGTCATGACTTTTTGGGTCGCAGTAGTAGTGACACAAGCACCCCAGAAGAGTTGAAGATGTATGAAGGTGGGGCTGGATTGAGAGTGGAGGTGCGGCTGCGTGGGAAAGAGGCAGAGACTACCAGCGAGGAGGAGGGAGTAAGACGTCATCGTTCCTGGTTGCAAAGAGATGAGGTTCATGTAGAGGAGGATCACTCAGAGGTCGAGgccactgtgactgtgaaaagtGTCCCCGACCACCAGCTGTTCTcctctgaggaggaagaggaggacgacaACGAAGAGGAGACGGAAGATGAGAGGTCGGAAGTTGAGGTGATACCAGGCCAGGCTCCAGTGCCACCGACTGAGCCTTCACCACACTTTCAGGGGATTGTCAACCTAGCGTTTGACGACGAAGGCGTGGACCAGGAAAATGACCAGCCTGACTACCAGCAGACATCTAATTTCCGTCGGTCAGTGTTACTCTCTGTTGACGAGTGTGAGGAGTTGGGCTCAGAAGAGGGCGGTGTCCAAACTCCACCTCAACATCCCGACGACACTGTGACTCCCTGTGATGTTTTCGAGTCCGACTCTGCAGCTCTTCAATCTAATTGTGCCCCTTCCAGTGACCAGCAGAACCACCTGCCGTGCCATCTTGAAAATGCAGGTATGaagcacaaaaaacaagacgaggaacatgaagaaaaatccTCCGTATTCCTTACAGAGATCCAGGAGCCTGTGCAAGAGGAGAGTAATGACATTCAGGTGGATGGAATGAAGTCCAGCGTCCCTACCGTGGACACTGACACCAGAGACCTCCCTCCCCAGGAGCGCCCATGCCACCTGGATCTGCGGCACACCGAACAATACAACGGAGGGCCGCGCAAAAATCACACCAATGCCTCAGAAAGCAAGAAAGCTGATTTACATCTAGACTTAAATGAGCCTCAGTTGACAGGGGACTCTCCTGTACATGCTGCACAGTCTCCAGCAG GGGACAATGGTTGTGACAGATTGGATCAAACCTGCAAACATGACCGCCGACCATCCAAAGCCCTCTCTCCCATTTACGAGATGGATGTGGGAGAAGCCTTTGAGCACTGCTTGGACAAGGACAGGAATGTTAAACTgcaagcagaggaagaaaagaaaagaggagacgATGACAAAAGCCGTTACTTTGCAGAGCGGGACTGGAGCCTGCTCAGACAGCTCCTCTCAGACCACGAGTCCAGTCTGGGTGTCATAAATCCTGTGCCTGAAGAGCTCAACCTGGCCCAGTACCTTATCAAGCAGACACTGTCCCTATCGCGTGACTGCCTGGACTCCCAGGCTTTCCTGTCCCCTGAGAAGGAGACCTTCAAACGCTGGGCGGAGCTCATCTCACCCATGGAGGACTCCTCCACAAGCATCACTGTGACCAGCTTCTCCCCGGAAGACGCTGCATCTCCACAGGGGGAGTGGACCATTGTGGAACTGGAAACACATCACTGA